A region from the Terriglobia bacterium genome encodes:
- the typA gene encoding translational GTPase TypA, protein MSVAIRNIAIIAHVDHGKTTLVDAMLKQSGTFRANEQVAERVMDSNDLERERGITILAKNTAVFYHDIKINIVDTPGHSDFGGEVERALKMVDGVMLLVDASEGPLPQTRYVLGKALEARLPPILVINKIDRSDARCQEVLNEVYDLFIDLDANEDQLDFPVLYTNAKLGTATSDLDKPGENLRPLFDAILSTIPEPKGSPDATLQLLVANLDYSDYLGRLAIARVFNGTLHNGEEVGIAKADGHIDKVKITKLFSFSGLKRIDIQQADLGDIVAIAGVTGINIGDTITNFEAPDPLPPITIDEPTIAMRFTVNTSPFSGREGQYVTSRNLRDRLQKELLTNVSLRVEETDSPDTFKVMGRGELQLAILIEMMRREGYELAVAKPEIVTKQIDGKLMEPVERLTIDIPEEFIGVVIEKLGARKGQMDKMHNHGYGRVRLEFRVPSRGLIGLRSELLTDTRGTIVMNSLFDGYTEWLGEIPHRPTGVLVADRPGSTTAYALYGLQERGEMFVGPGVEVYEGMIIGENSRDRDLDVNIVREKKLTNMRSSTADEAIRLVPHRQLNLEQAIEFIADDELVEITPKSLRLRKMVLRSNQRPRKGALPEAEE, encoded by the coding sequence TTGAGCGTTGCCATTCGCAACATTGCCATCATTGCGCACGTCGACCACGGCAAGACCACGCTGGTTGACGCCATGCTGAAGCAGAGCGGGACGTTTCGCGCCAACGAGCAGGTCGCCGAGCGCGTCATGGACTCCAACGACCTGGAACGCGAGCGTGGCATCACCATCCTCGCCAAGAACACGGCCGTGTTCTATCACGACATCAAGATCAACATCGTCGACACGCCGGGCCACAGCGATTTCGGCGGCGAAGTCGAGCGAGCGCTGAAGATGGTTGACGGCGTCATGCTGCTGGTCGACGCCAGCGAAGGTCCGCTGCCGCAGACCCGTTACGTGCTCGGCAAAGCTCTCGAGGCGAGGCTGCCGCCGATACTCGTCATCAACAAGATCGATCGCTCTGACGCGCGCTGCCAGGAAGTGCTGAACGAGGTCTATGACCTGTTTATCGATCTTGACGCGAACGAAGACCAGCTGGATTTCCCGGTGTTGTATACGAACGCGAAACTGGGTACGGCCACAAGCGACCTCGACAAGCCCGGCGAAAATCTGCGTCCGCTATTCGATGCGATTTTGTCGACCATTCCCGAACCGAAGGGCTCGCCCGACGCCACGCTGCAGTTGCTCGTGGCGAACCTCGATTACAGCGATTACCTCGGGCGCCTGGCGATTGCGCGCGTATTCAATGGCACCCTCCACAATGGTGAGGAGGTCGGGATCGCCAAGGCCGACGGGCACATCGACAAAGTAAAAATCACGAAGCTGTTCTCGTTCAGCGGATTGAAGCGCATCGATATTCAGCAGGCCGATCTCGGCGACATCGTCGCCATCGCGGGCGTGACCGGAATCAACATCGGCGACACTATCACGAACTTTGAAGCACCCGATCCATTGCCGCCCATCACGATCGACGAGCCGACCATCGCGATGCGCTTCACGGTGAACACTTCGCCTTTCTCCGGGCGCGAGGGGCAATACGTTACATCGCGCAATCTGCGCGACCGCCTGCAAAAAGAGTTGCTGACAAATGTTTCCTTGCGCGTTGAAGAAACCGACAGCCCCGACACGTTCAAAGTGATGGGACGCGGCGAGTTGCAACTCGCGATCCTGATCGAAATGATGCGCCGCGAAGGTTACGAACTCGCAGTCGCAAAACCGGAAATCGTCACCAAGCAGATTGACGGCAAACTGATGGAGCCTGTTGAGCGGCTTACCATCGACATCCCGGAAGAGTTCATCGGCGTCGTGATTGAGAAACTCGGTGCCCGCAAGGGGCAGATGGACAAGATGCACAATCACGGCTACGGCCGTGTGCGTCTCGAGTTCCGCGTACCGAGCCGCGGCCTGATCGGCCTTCGCAGCGAGTTGCTGACCGACACGCGCGGAACTATCGTGATGAATTCACTTTTCGACGGCTACACCGAATGGCTCGGCGAGATCCCGCATCGTCCGACAGGTGTGCTGGTCGCGGATCGGCCGGGCTCGACGACCGCGTATGCGCTCTATGGGCTTCAGGAACGCGGCGAGATGTTCGTCGGTCCGGGTGTCGAGGTTTACGAGGGCATGATCATCGGGGAGAACTCTCGCGACCGCGACCTCGACGTGAACATCGTTCGCGAGAAGAAGCTCACCAACATGCGCTCGTCGACGGCTGATGAAGCTATACGGCTGGTGCCGCACCGGCAGCTTAATCTCGAACAGGCAATCGAATTCATTGCCGATGACGAACTGGTCGAGATCACGCCGAAGAGCCTGCGGCTGCGCAAGATGGTGCTCCGATCGAACCAGCGCCCGCGAAAGGGTGCGTTGCCAGAAGCAGAGGAGTAA